DNA from Planctomycetota bacterium:
GGTTCGACCTTGCGCTCGCGCGCGACGACGCGGGCGAACTCGAGGCGCTCCTGCGCACCCTCGACGCCGCCTGCCGCGCCCTGCGCGACATGCCCTGCCCGGTCGTCGCGAGCGCGCACGGGGCGGCGATCGCCGGCGGGTGCGCGCTGCTGTGCGCGTGCGACGTCGTCGTCACCGAGCCGGGCGCGCGCATCGGGTACCCGGCGGTGCGCCTGGGCATCTCGCCCGCCGTCTCCGCGCCGCACCTGGGAGCGGGCATCGGGCGCGGGGCGGCTCGGGCGAGGCTCCTGGACCCCGCGCTCATCGACGGGCGCGAGGCCGCCCGCCTCGGGCTCGCGGCGGAGTGCGTCGACACCCGCGCCGCGTGCGAGCCCCGCGCCATCGAGCTCGCCCACGCGCTCGCCGCGAAGCCGCCCCACGCGCTCGCGTACACCAAGCGCTGGCTGAACGAACTCGAAGGCGCGGCCGACGCCCGCGCGCTCGACGCCTCGCTGTCGTGCGTCGGCACGCCCGAGCAGCAGACGCTGCTCGCGGCGGCGTTCGCACCCCCGACGCCGTAACCTCCCCGCGACCACCCACCATGACCGAACTCGCCACACTGTCGTTCGAGGGTCCGATCGCGACGCTCACCCTCCGCCGCCCGGCGCAGCGCAACGCGCTGTCGATCGACCTGCTCCGCGCGCTCGACGCTCGCCTGGCCGAGGCCGCCGCCCGCGCTGATCTGCGGGTGCTCGTGCTCGCGGGCGAGGGCAAGGCGTTCTGCGCGGGGATGGACCTGAAAGCCGTGCTGCACGACCCCGAGGCGCCCGGGCGCCTGCTGCACACGCTGGCCGATGTCACGCTGCGCCTGCGGGCGCTCCCGCTGGTGACGCTGGCGCATGTGCAGGGCGCCGCGATCGGCGGCGGGTGCGGGCTCGCGTGCGTGTGCGACCTGCTCGCGACGCACGCCGACAGCGTCGTGGGATACCCGGAGGTCGATCTTGGCGTCTGCCCCGCGGTGGTGGCGCCCTGGCTCGTCCGCAAGGTCGGCGCGGGGCGCGCCCGGCGCATCCTGCTGATGGGCGGCACGATGCCCGGCACGCAGGCCCACGCCCTGGGCATGGCCGACCTGCTCGCCCCCGACCGCGACGCGCTCGACGCGCTCGTGAAAGACACCGCCGCCCGCCTCGCGCTCGGCGGGCCCGCCGCCGTGCGCGCCACCAAGGACCTGCTCAACCACCTCGACGGTTCGCTCGACGCCGACCTGGTTCGCCGCGGCGCCGACCTCTCGGCCCGCGTGGTGGCCCTCCCCGAAACCCAGGCAGTTCTCCGCGCCCGGTTCGCGGCCTCGTCGTAGCCGGGCCCCTCTGGAACCAGCACATGTTCGACAACGTGCGCATGCTCGG
Protein-coding regions in this window:
- a CDS encoding enoyl-CoA hydratase/isomerase family protein — its product is MIDVTRDGRVAILRLDRPSKRNALTPAMLRALGGHLATSTSAGAIVLSGVGDVFCAGFDLALARDDAGELEALLRTLDAACRALRDMPCPVVASAHGAAIAGGCALLCACDVVVTEPGARIGYPAVRLGISPAVSAPHLGAGIGRGAARARLLDPALIDGREAARLGLAAECVDTRAACEPRAIELAHALAAKPPHALAYTKRWLNELEGAADARALDASLSCVGTPEQQTLLAAAFAPPTP
- a CDS encoding enoyl-CoA hydratase/isomerase family protein, with the protein product MTELATLSFEGPIATLTLRRPAQRNALSIDLLRALDARLAEAAARADLRVLVLAGEGKAFCAGMDLKAVLHDPEAPGRLLHTLADVTLRLRALPLVTLAHVQGAAIGGGCGLACVCDLLATHADSVVGYPEVDLGVCPAVVAPWLVRKVGAGRARRILLMGGTMPGTQAHALGMADLLAPDRDALDALVKDTAARLALGGPAAVRATKDLLNHLDGSLDADLVRRGADLSARVVALPETQAVLRARFAASS